The Garra rufa chromosome 18, GarRuf1.0, whole genome shotgun sequence genome window below encodes:
- the LOC141290793 gene encoding sperm microtubule inner protein 11: MAFFGLTYLGYQNPFGDRMVTSNVTQNKLDTRDSSDMHFGIQNRYQDFSRRLQRSPKELYRVPVTDNQQYGWWVSTSGLKNQEPWTQTRRFPRKNSEMTKFVNEMSMTCPDFSLF; encoded by the exons ATGGCTTTCTTCGGACTCACTTATCTGGGCTATCAGAACCCGTTTGGGGACAGGATGGTAACATCTAACGTTACCCAAAACAAACTAGATACACGAG ACTCATCAGATATGCATTTCGGCATCCAGAACAGATATCAGGACTTTAGCAGACGCCTTCAGAGGT CTCCTAAAGAACTGTATCGTGTACCTGTGACGGACAACCAGCAGTATGGTTGGTGGGTTTCCACTAGTGGCCTGAAGAACCAAGAGCCTTGGACTCAAACCCGTCGATTCCCACGCAAAAACAGCGAAATGACAAA GTTTGTGAATGAGATGTCAATGACCTGCCCAGACTTCAGCTTGTTTTGA
- the LOC141291481 gene encoding polypeptide N-acetylgalactosaminyltransferase 6-like, translated as MHLQSLQCTLPIKLSFLGLTLLVTILWILLLDLGVWWSASYWSQGLSLKPRYRGSVARNSSGIWHFQIDASKPPFEEASTLSGDARCSSGFYSMEELRPHIERPQEDPEGPGADGKPFVDGILTPAEVREKQEGLSRNGFNQFASDHISFHRSLGVDTRPPECVEQQFSRCPRLPTTSVIIVFHNEAWSTLLRTICSVLHTSPAVLLKEIILVDDASTQDHLKAPLEQYVQSLEIVRVLRQRERKGLIAARLMGARAAGGEVLAFLDSHCECFYGWLEPLLARLVQKPTTVVSPRIAVINKNNLQFIKPMMSARTHTRGNFDWILSFGWETIPEEERVKRTDETYPVRTPAIAGGLFAIYKQFFEHIGTYDDKMEFWGAENIEISFRAWLCGGSLEIIPCSVVGHIFRTRSPHSFPNGIDVIAKNQVRLAEVWMDDYKKIFYNRNKRAAAIAEEKSYGDISERLKLKERLHCKNFSWYLENIYTEGFVPDLNPVLFGSLKNIATNTCLDIGEKNLGGKSVILFICHKMGINQYFEYTSHQELRHNIDKQLCLHATIEPEPVRVELCNFQGDGTVPAPQQTWSFILVSQQIYLLHNALFSKCLMVEYGNIIMKHCDPANNYQHWSFI; from the exons ATGCACTTACAAAGTCTTCAATGTACACTACCCATTAAGCTGAGCTTCTTGGGGCTGACCCTTTTAGTCACCATTCTGTGGATATTACTGCTGGATCTAGGAGTGTGGTGGTCTGCCAGCTACTGGTCCCAAGGTCTTTCCTTAAAACCAAGATACAGAGGCAGTGTGGCTAGGAATTCCAGCGGTATCTGGCATTTTCAGATAGATGCCTCTAAACCACCATTTGAAGAGGCTTCAACATTATCTGGAGATGCCAGATGTTCCTCTGGGTTCTACAGCATGGAGGAGCTCAGGCCTCACATAGAGAGACCTCAGGAGGATCCTGAAGGACCAGGAGCTGATGGAAAGCCATTTGTCGATGGCATCTTGACGCCTGCAGAGGTGAGGGAGAAGCAGGAGGGTCTTTCTAGAAATGGCTTCAACCAGTTTGCCAGTGACCACATCTCCTTCCACCGCAGTCTTGGTGTTGACACACGACCCCCCGA ATGTGTTGAGCAACAGTTCAGCAGATGTCCGCGGTTACCCACGACCAGTGTGATCATTGTGTTTCATAATGAGGCATGGTCCACTCTTCTTCGCACCATCTGCAGTGTCTTACACACTTCACCGGCTGTTCTACTTAAAGAAATCATACTAGTGGATGATGCAAGTACCCAAG ATCATCTTAAAGCCCCATTAGAGCAGTATGTCCAGTCTCTTGAGATTGTGCGTGTACTAAGGCAGCGTGAGAGGAAAGGTCTAATTGCTGCCAGGCTAATGGGTGCACGTGCGGCTGGAGGAGAGGTGCTCGCCTTCCTGGACTCCCACT GTGAGTGTTTCTATGGTTGGTTGGAGCCCCTGTTGGCCCGGTTAGTTCAGAAACCTACCACAGTTGTGAGCCCAAGAATTGCTGTCATCAACAAGAACAATCTACAGTTCATAAAGCCAATGATGTCAGCTCGCACACATACTCGTGGGAACTTTGACTGGATCCTGAGCTTTGGCTGGGAGACTATACCTGAAGAAGAGAGGGTGAAACGCACGGATGAAACCTATCCTGTCAG GACGCCTGCTATTGCTGGTGGGCTTTTTGCCATTTATAAGCAATTCTTTGAACACATTGGAACATATGATGACAAGATGGAGTTTTGGGGAGCAGAGAACATAGAAATTTCATTTAGG gcaTGGCTGTGTGGAGGCAGTCTAGAGATCATTCCCTGTTCTGTGGTCGGCCACATCTTTCGCACCAGAAGTCCACATTCCTTTCCAAACGGCATAGATGTGATCGCAAAAAACCAGGTTCGCCTCGCAGAAGTCTGGATGGATGATTACAAGAAGATTTTCTACAACAGAAATAAAAGAGCTGCTGCCATTGCAGAGGAG AAATCATATGGGGACATCAGTGAGCGACTGAAGCTCAAAGAGAGGCTGCACTGCAAAAATTTCTCCTGGTACCTTGAAAACATTTACACCGAGGGCTTTGTGCCCGATTTGAACCCTGTGCTGTTTGGATCG TTGAAGAACATTGCCACAAATACTTGTCTTGATATTGGTGAGAAGAATCTTGGAGGGAAGTCAGTGATTTTATTCATCTGCCACAAAATGGGAATAAATCAG TATTTTGAGTACACGTCACATCAGGAGCTGAGGCATAATATTGATAAACAGCTGTGTCTACATGCAACAATTGAGCCTGAACCCGTGCGAGTGGAGCTGTGCAACTTTCAAGGTGATGGAACTGTCCCAGCTCCACAGCAGACATGGAGTTTCATTCTTGTTTCCCAACAG ATATATCTTCTCCACAATGCTCTCTTTAGTAAGTGTTTAATGGTGGAGTATGGCAACATCATCATGAAACACTGTGACCCTGCCAACAATTATCAGCACTGGTCTTTCATCTGA